In Mytilus edulis chromosome 7, xbMytEdul2.2, whole genome shotgun sequence, a single genomic region encodes these proteins:
- the LOC139482914 gene encoding craniofacial development protein 2-like — translation MYETSKTAQVIKEMQHYRLDILGVSECRRTGSGKTRTNSGNIILHFGNIDIHINGVAIIICKEKAKSLLKWEPISERLITTRFNSNYCKLSIIQCYALTNDAEDEIKDDFYEQLQTAISKVHQHDMLVIMGDLNAKVGSHNTDGEYVMGRHGCGVKNENGERSIDLCLCNKLVIGGTIFPY, via the coding sequence ATGTATGAAACATCAAAGACTGCACAGGTCATCAAAGAAATGCAGCACTACAGGTTAGACATTCTTGGTGTGAGCGAATGTCGTCGGACTGGCTCTGGAAAGACAAGAACAAATAGTGGAAACATCATCCTACACTTTGGAAACATTGACATACATATTAATGGTGTAGCAATAATTATATGCAAAGAAAAGGCAAAATCATTACTAAAATGGGAACCAATCAGTGAAAGATTAATAACAACAAGATTTAACTCCAACTACTGTAAACTTTCTATCATACAGTGTTACGCACTAACAAATGATGCTGAAGATGAGATTAAGGATGATTTTTATGAACAGCTGCAGACTGCCATTTCCAAAGTACATCAACACGACATGCTGGTAATAATGGGAGACCTTAATGCCAAAGTAGGATCTCACAACACTGATGGTGAATATGTGATGGGCAGGCATGGTTGCGGGGTGAAAAATGAGAATGGTGAACGTTCTATCGATCTCTGTCTTTGCAATAAACTGGTGATAGGAGGTACCATCTTTCcatattag